In Tiliqua scincoides isolate rTilSci1 chromosome 1, rTilSci1.hap2, whole genome shotgun sequence, the following are encoded in one genomic region:
- the LOC136650221 gene encoding uncharacterized protein isoform X3, which translates to MEGAEQGSPGLRSGRPPASADQEGLLELDPARTEASEDRPAQARGGGQPPDEAPPSRWRSQKSPASSSETKPSAGASPAKVPEKQTLEGRGGAAAVNHPIPGTFTVPPLAVLGLPHSVSHGLMDGSQMCEPPPQGSMACEVLRNSTHPPAVDIRQILERFIQFVAQLFTEKQQSSQGDLVVQLSAENQRLPQELQELKSSQRAPVPQRAPRSQANWIPFLWNTVFPVQLLITGQTKGCEKDFMDDVTRLLAGQGVSLQVEDYQENSEQFLLLFCPIASRIGTDINNALEGLSSIRKALLVVCHFKPKGSVQSIVSSREMVQHPALVTTVHACYTIQDGFYDCQMNKEAAAAVAAAIARELRGD; encoded by the exons ATGGAAGGAGCCGAGCAGGGCAGTCCCGGTCTCCGCAGCGGGCGCCCGCCGGCTTCTGCAGACcaggaaggcttgctggagctggATCCTGCCCGAACAGAGGCGTCGGAAGACCGCCCTGCCCAGGCACGAGGAGGCGGGCAGCCCCCCGACGAAGCCCCTCCGTCTCGGTGGCGGAGCCAGAAAAGCCCGGCCTCCTCCTCGGAAACGAAACCCTCGGCGGGAGCCTCCCCTGCGAAG gtaccTGAAAAGCAAACACTAGAAGGAAGGGGTGGTGCAGCTGCTGTGAACCACCCGATTCCAGGAACATTCACTGTGCCTCCGTTGGCAGTTCTTGGCCTGCCTCATTCTGTCTCTCATGGCTTGATGGATGGCAGCCAAATGTGTGAACCGCCTCCACAGGGAAGCATGGCATGTGAG GTTTTGAGGAACTCCACTCATCCCCCAGCTGTGGACATTCGCCAGATCCTGGAGAGGTTCATCCAATTCGTTGCCCAGCTGTTCACCGAGAAGCAGCAAAGTAGTCAGGGTGACCTGGTAGTCCAACTGTCGGCTGAGAACCAGCGGCTTCCGCAAGAGCTGCAGGAGCTGAAGAGCAGCCAAAGGGCCCCAGTACCCCAGAGGGCACCCCGTAGTCAAGCTAACTGGATTCCATTCCTATGGAACACAG tATTTCCTGTGCAACTCTTGATCACTGGACAGACAAAAGGATGTGAAAAGGATTTCATGGACGATGTGACTCGGCTCCTGGCTGGCCAAGGGGTCTCACTCCAGGTGGAGGATTATCAAGAGAATTCTGAGCAGTTTCTCCTGCTGTTCTGCCCAATTGCCTCCCGCATAGGCACTGACATTAACAATGCTCTTGAGGGGCTCAGCA GTATACGAAAGGCCCTCCTGGTTGTCTGCCATTTTAAGCCGAAGGGCAGCGTCCAATCAATTGTCAGCAGCAGGGAAATGGTGCAGCATCCCGCCCTTGTGACAACGGTGCATGCCTGCTACACCATTCAAGATGGCTTCTACGACTGCCAGATGAACAAGGAGGCTGCGGCTGCTGTGGCAGCTGCCATTGCCAGAGAGCTGAGGGGAGACTGA
- the LOC136650221 gene encoding uncharacterized protein isoform X5, translating to MEGAEQGSPGLRSGRPPASADQEGLLELDPARTEASEDRPAQARGGGQPPDEAPPSRWRSQKSPASSSETKPSAGASPAKVLRNSTHPPAVDIRQILERFIQFVAQLFTEKQQSSQGDLVVQLSAENQRLPQELQELKSSQRAPVPQRAPRSQANWIPFLWNTVFPVQLLITGQTKGCEKDFMDDVTRLLAGQGVSLQVEDYQENSEQFLLLFCPIASRIGTDINNALEGLSSIRKALLVVCHFKPKGSVQSIVSSREMVQHPALVTTVHACYTIQDGFYDCQMNKEAAAAVAAAIARELRGD from the exons ATGGAAGGAGCCGAGCAGGGCAGTCCCGGTCTCCGCAGCGGGCGCCCGCCGGCTTCTGCAGACcaggaaggcttgctggagctggATCCTGCCCGAACAGAGGCGTCGGAAGACCGCCCTGCCCAGGCACGAGGAGGCGGGCAGCCCCCCGACGAAGCCCCTCCGTCTCGGTGGCGGAGCCAGAAAAGCCCGGCCTCCTCCTCGGAAACGAAACCCTCGGCGGGAGCCTCCCCTGCGAAG GTTTTGAGGAACTCCACTCATCCCCCAGCTGTGGACATTCGCCAGATCCTGGAGAGGTTCATCCAATTCGTTGCCCAGCTGTTCACCGAGAAGCAGCAAAGTAGTCAGGGTGACCTGGTAGTCCAACTGTCGGCTGAGAACCAGCGGCTTCCGCAAGAGCTGCAGGAGCTGAAGAGCAGCCAAAGGGCCCCAGTACCCCAGAGGGCACCCCGTAGTCAAGCTAACTGGATTCCATTCCTATGGAACACAG tATTTCCTGTGCAACTCTTGATCACTGGACAGACAAAAGGATGTGAAAAGGATTTCATGGACGATGTGACTCGGCTCCTGGCTGGCCAAGGGGTCTCACTCCAGGTGGAGGATTATCAAGAGAATTCTGAGCAGTTTCTCCTGCTGTTCTGCCCAATTGCCTCCCGCATAGGCACTGACATTAACAATGCTCTTGAGGGGCTCAGCA GTATACGAAAGGCCCTCCTGGTTGTCTGCCATTTTAAGCCGAAGGGCAGCGTCCAATCAATTGTCAGCAGCAGGGAAATGGTGCAGCATCCCGCCCTTGTGACAACGGTGCATGCCTGCTACACCATTCAAGATGGCTTCTACGACTGCCAGATGAACAAGGAGGCTGCGGCTGCTGTGGCAGCTGCCATTGCCAGAGAGCTGAGGGGAGACTGA
- the LOC136650221 gene encoding uncharacterized protein isoform X1 has product MEGAEQGSPGLRSGRPPASADQEGLLELDPARTEASEDRPAQARGGGQPPDEAPPSRWRSQKSPASSSETKPSAGASPAKVRRLPRAVWFRSGRRVCNSHPALSHLGQDEPGGRSRPKAGTAPSRENQESEQVPEKQTLEGRGGAAAVNHPIPGTFTVPPLAVLGLPHSVSHGLMDGSQMCEPPPQGSMACEVLRNSTHPPAVDIRQILERFIQFVAQLFTEKQQSSQGDLVVQLSAENQRLPQELQELKSSQRAPVPQRAPRSQANWIPFLWNTVFPVQLLITGQTKGCEKDFMDDVTRLLAGQGVSLQVEDYQENSEQFLLLFCPIASRIGTDINNALEGLSSIRKALLVVCHFKPKGSVQSIVSSREMVQHPALVTTVHACYTIQDGFYDCQMNKEAAAAVAAAIARELRGD; this is encoded by the exons ATGGAAGGAGCCGAGCAGGGCAGTCCCGGTCTCCGCAGCGGGCGCCCGCCGGCTTCTGCAGACcaggaaggcttgctggagctggATCCTGCCCGAACAGAGGCGTCGGAAGACCGCCCTGCCCAGGCACGAGGAGGCGGGCAGCCCCCCGACGAAGCCCCTCCGTCTCGGTGGCGGAGCCAGAAAAGCCCGGCCTCCTCCTCGGAAACGAAACCCTCGGCGGGAGCCTCCCCTGCGAAGGTGAGAAGACTGCCCAGGGCTGTTTGGTTCAGGTCTGGACGAAGAGTCTGCAACTCGCACCCCGCACTCTCG CATCTAGGGCAAGATGAGCCAGGTGGCAGAAGCCGTCCGAAGGCTGGGACAGCACCAAGCAGGGAGAATCAGGAGTCAGAGCAG gtaccTGAAAAGCAAACACTAGAAGGAAGGGGTGGTGCAGCTGCTGTGAACCACCCGATTCCAGGAACATTCACTGTGCCTCCGTTGGCAGTTCTTGGCCTGCCTCATTCTGTCTCTCATGGCTTGATGGATGGCAGCCAAATGTGTGAACCGCCTCCACAGGGAAGCATGGCATGTGAG GTTTTGAGGAACTCCACTCATCCCCCAGCTGTGGACATTCGCCAGATCCTGGAGAGGTTCATCCAATTCGTTGCCCAGCTGTTCACCGAGAAGCAGCAAAGTAGTCAGGGTGACCTGGTAGTCCAACTGTCGGCTGAGAACCAGCGGCTTCCGCAAGAGCTGCAGGAGCTGAAGAGCAGCCAAAGGGCCCCAGTACCCCAGAGGGCACCCCGTAGTCAAGCTAACTGGATTCCATTCCTATGGAACACAG tATTTCCTGTGCAACTCTTGATCACTGGACAGACAAAAGGATGTGAAAAGGATTTCATGGACGATGTGACTCGGCTCCTGGCTGGCCAAGGGGTCTCACTCCAGGTGGAGGATTATCAAGAGAATTCTGAGCAGTTTCTCCTGCTGTTCTGCCCAATTGCCTCCCGCATAGGCACTGACATTAACAATGCTCTTGAGGGGCTCAGCA GTATACGAAAGGCCCTCCTGGTTGTCTGCCATTTTAAGCCGAAGGGCAGCGTCCAATCAATTGTCAGCAGCAGGGAAATGGTGCAGCATCCCGCCCTTGTGACAACGGTGCATGCCTGCTACACCATTCAAGATGGCTTCTACGACTGCCAGATGAACAAGGAGGCTGCGGCTGCTGTGGCAGCTGCCATTGCCAGAGAGCTGAGGGGAGACTGA
- the LOC136650221 gene encoding uncharacterized protein isoform X2, giving the protein MEGAEQGSPGLRSGRPPASADQEGLLELDPARTEASEDRPAQARGGGQPPDEAPPSRWRSQKSPASSSETKPSAGASPAKHLGQDEPGGRSRPKAGTAPSRENQESEQVPEKQTLEGRGGAAAVNHPIPGTFTVPPLAVLGLPHSVSHGLMDGSQMCEPPPQGSMACEVLRNSTHPPAVDIRQILERFIQFVAQLFTEKQQSSQGDLVVQLSAENQRLPQELQELKSSQRAPVPQRAPRSQANWIPFLWNTVFPVQLLITGQTKGCEKDFMDDVTRLLAGQGVSLQVEDYQENSEQFLLLFCPIASRIGTDINNALEGLSSIRKALLVVCHFKPKGSVQSIVSSREMVQHPALVTTVHACYTIQDGFYDCQMNKEAAAAVAAAIARELRGD; this is encoded by the exons ATGGAAGGAGCCGAGCAGGGCAGTCCCGGTCTCCGCAGCGGGCGCCCGCCGGCTTCTGCAGACcaggaaggcttgctggagctggATCCTGCCCGAACAGAGGCGTCGGAAGACCGCCCTGCCCAGGCACGAGGAGGCGGGCAGCCCCCCGACGAAGCCCCTCCGTCTCGGTGGCGGAGCCAGAAAAGCCCGGCCTCCTCCTCGGAAACGAAACCCTCGGCGGGAGCCTCCCCTGCGAAG CATCTAGGGCAAGATGAGCCAGGTGGCAGAAGCCGTCCGAAGGCTGGGACAGCACCAAGCAGGGAGAATCAGGAGTCAGAGCAG gtaccTGAAAAGCAAACACTAGAAGGAAGGGGTGGTGCAGCTGCTGTGAACCACCCGATTCCAGGAACATTCACTGTGCCTCCGTTGGCAGTTCTTGGCCTGCCTCATTCTGTCTCTCATGGCTTGATGGATGGCAGCCAAATGTGTGAACCGCCTCCACAGGGAAGCATGGCATGTGAG GTTTTGAGGAACTCCACTCATCCCCCAGCTGTGGACATTCGCCAGATCCTGGAGAGGTTCATCCAATTCGTTGCCCAGCTGTTCACCGAGAAGCAGCAAAGTAGTCAGGGTGACCTGGTAGTCCAACTGTCGGCTGAGAACCAGCGGCTTCCGCAAGAGCTGCAGGAGCTGAAGAGCAGCCAAAGGGCCCCAGTACCCCAGAGGGCACCCCGTAGTCAAGCTAACTGGATTCCATTCCTATGGAACACAG tATTTCCTGTGCAACTCTTGATCACTGGACAGACAAAAGGATGTGAAAAGGATTTCATGGACGATGTGACTCGGCTCCTGGCTGGCCAAGGGGTCTCACTCCAGGTGGAGGATTATCAAGAGAATTCTGAGCAGTTTCTCCTGCTGTTCTGCCCAATTGCCTCCCGCATAGGCACTGACATTAACAATGCTCTTGAGGGGCTCAGCA GTATACGAAAGGCCCTCCTGGTTGTCTGCCATTTTAAGCCGAAGGGCAGCGTCCAATCAATTGTCAGCAGCAGGGAAATGGTGCAGCATCCCGCCCTTGTGACAACGGTGCATGCCTGCTACACCATTCAAGATGGCTTCTACGACTGCCAGATGAACAAGGAGGCTGCGGCTGCTGTGGCAGCTGCCATTGCCAGAGAGCTGAGGGGAGACTGA
- the LOC136650221 gene encoding uncharacterized protein isoform X4: protein MEGAEQGSPGLRSGRPPASADQEGLLELDPARTEASEDRPAQARGGGQPPDEAPPSRWRSQKSPASSSETKPSAGASPAKVRRLPRAVWFRSGRRVCNSHPALSHLGQDEPGGRSRPKAGTAPSRENQESEQVLRNSTHPPAVDIRQILERFIQFVAQLFTEKQQSSQGDLVVQLSAENQRLPQELQELKSSQRAPVPQRAPRSQANWIPFLWNTVFPVQLLITGQTKGCEKDFMDDVTRLLAGQGVSLQVEDYQENSEQFLLLFCPIASRIGTDINNALEGLSSIRKALLVVCHFKPKGSVQSIVSSREMVQHPALVTTVHACYTIQDGFYDCQMNKEAAAAVAAAIARELRGD from the exons ATGGAAGGAGCCGAGCAGGGCAGTCCCGGTCTCCGCAGCGGGCGCCCGCCGGCTTCTGCAGACcaggaaggcttgctggagctggATCCTGCCCGAACAGAGGCGTCGGAAGACCGCCCTGCCCAGGCACGAGGAGGCGGGCAGCCCCCCGACGAAGCCCCTCCGTCTCGGTGGCGGAGCCAGAAAAGCCCGGCCTCCTCCTCGGAAACGAAACCCTCGGCGGGAGCCTCCCCTGCGAAGGTGAGAAGACTGCCCAGGGCTGTTTGGTTCAGGTCTGGACGAAGAGTCTGCAACTCGCACCCCGCACTCTCG CATCTAGGGCAAGATGAGCCAGGTGGCAGAAGCCGTCCGAAGGCTGGGACAGCACCAAGCAGGGAGAATCAGGAGTCAGAGCAG GTTTTGAGGAACTCCACTCATCCCCCAGCTGTGGACATTCGCCAGATCCTGGAGAGGTTCATCCAATTCGTTGCCCAGCTGTTCACCGAGAAGCAGCAAAGTAGTCAGGGTGACCTGGTAGTCCAACTGTCGGCTGAGAACCAGCGGCTTCCGCAAGAGCTGCAGGAGCTGAAGAGCAGCCAAAGGGCCCCAGTACCCCAGAGGGCACCCCGTAGTCAAGCTAACTGGATTCCATTCCTATGGAACACAG tATTTCCTGTGCAACTCTTGATCACTGGACAGACAAAAGGATGTGAAAAGGATTTCATGGACGATGTGACTCGGCTCCTGGCTGGCCAAGGGGTCTCACTCCAGGTGGAGGATTATCAAGAGAATTCTGAGCAGTTTCTCCTGCTGTTCTGCCCAATTGCCTCCCGCATAGGCACTGACATTAACAATGCTCTTGAGGGGCTCAGCA GTATACGAAAGGCCCTCCTGGTTGTCTGCCATTTTAAGCCGAAGGGCAGCGTCCAATCAATTGTCAGCAGCAGGGAAATGGTGCAGCATCCCGCCCTTGTGACAACGGTGCATGCCTGCTACACCATTCAAGATGGCTTCTACGACTGCCAGATGAACAAGGAGGCTGCGGCTGCTGTGGCAGCTGCCATTGCCAGAGAGCTGAGGGGAGACTGA